The nucleotide window GATGCGCGACGAGCTCCAGCAGGTGAAACAGGGCATCGCGGACCTGACCACCCAGAAGAAGCGCCTGGAGATCCAGAAGCGCCGGCTCGAGGAGAACGTCGAGAAGCACAACGAGCAGGCCCGCGAGGCGGTCCAGCAGGACCGCGAGGACCTCGCCCGCCGCGCCCTCGACAAGAAGAAGTCCAAGATGAACCAGATCGAGGACCTCGAGGGCCAGATCGCGGAGCTCCAGAACACCCAGGACCGGCTCGTCGACAAGAAGGACGAGCTCCAGAACCGCATCGACGAGTTCCGGACGAAGAAGGAGACGATGAAGGCGCGCTACGAGGCCGCCGAGGCGTCGACGCGCGTGTCCGAGGCGATGACGGGCGTCGGCGACGAGATGGAGGACGTCGGTCGCTCCATCGAGCGCGCCGAGGAACGCACCGAGGAGATGGAGGCCCGCTCGCAGGCGATGGACGAACTCGAGACCACGGGCGCGTTCGACGACGCCCTCTCGGACGAGGACGCCATCGACCGGGAGCTCGAGGGCGGCCGCACCGACCGCGAGATCGACGCGGAGCTGGAGACGCTGAAGGCCGAGTTCGGCAAGGCGGACGCCGACGGTGCGGACGAGGAGAGCTCCGCGGAGGCCGACGAAGCCGCCGCCGAGGCGGACCTGGAGCCGTCCGATGAGGAGGTCGAGGCGGAGCTCGAGGAGATCAAGCAGGAGGAGAACGAGGGGAACTGAACCGGGCGGGGAACCGACCTCCGAGCCGGTGACCGACCCGCCAGCCGGCGAGCCGACCGGCGGACAGGACCCTTCTCCGGTGGCCCGCGACGGGCGAGCCGCAGCCGACGAAATCGAGGCGCCGGCGACAGCCTCCGCGGGCGCACCCCCAGGCCGCGGTGGAAGCTTCGATTCCTACTCGACGCGGACCGCCGATTCCTCTCCAGGGCGTTCGTGCTGCTCGTGTTCGCCGACTCAGCGCTCGACGGCGCCCGTCCCGTTCCGGGTCAGCCCCGCGAGGTCGATCCGCCCCTCCGGGACGGGGACGCCCTCGAAGGGGTCCTCGGCGAGCAGCAGGCTCCCGTCGAGGTCGGCGTAGTCGAGCAGCGGCGCGAGCTGACAGCCCGCGGCGATGGCAGCGTTCGTCTCGACCATGCAGCCGAGCATCACCTCCAGTCCGTGCGCGCGGGCCGCGTGGATCATCCGTTTCGCTTCGAGCAGGCCCCCGCACTTCATCAGCTTCAGGTTCGCGACGTCACAGCGGTCGGCGATCCGGGGGACGTCCGCGAGCGTGACGCACGACTCGTCGGCGGCGATGGGGAGTTCCGAGCGCTCGTAGGCGAACTTCAGCCCCTCGGGCTCGTCGGCTGGAACCGGCTGTTCGACGAACTCGACGCCCAGATCCGCCAGCCAGCGGCTCTTCTCGACCGTCTCGCGTGGGGTCCACGCCTCGTTCGCGTCCACGCGGATCGTCGCGTCGGGCGCCTCCTCCCGGACGGCCTCCACGAGCTCCCGGTCCCGGTCGGTGCCGAGTTTCAGTTTCAGGATCCCGTAGTCGGCGTCGACCGCCTCCTGGGTCTTCTCGCGCATCGCGTCGAGGTCGTCCAGCCCGATGGTGAACGACGTGTCCGGCGCGTCCGCGGCGTTCAGCCCCCAGAGTCGGTGCAGCGGTACGCCGAGCCGTTTCGCCGCGAGGTCGTGCAGCGCGATGCTCACGGCGCAGCGCGCGGCCGGGT belongs to Halorarum halophilum and includes:
- a CDS encoding PspA/IM30 family protein, which gives rise to MGILSRASYVIRSKFNAILNRAEDPTETLDYSYEQMRDELQQVKQGIADLTTQKKRLEIQKRRLEENVEKHNEQAREAVQQDREDLARRALDKKKSKMNQIEDLEGQIAELQNTQDRLVDKKDELQNRIDEFRTKKETMKARYEAAEASTRVSEAMTGVGDEMEDVGRSIERAEERTEEMEARSQAMDELETTGAFDDALSDEDAIDRELEGGRTDREIDAELETLKAEFGKADADGADEESSAEADEAAAEADLEPSDEEVEAELEEIKQEENEGN
- a CDS encoding dipeptide epimerase, with product MSLSTSFERVSLPLEHDFTISRGTQTEAENVVVRISDSEAQSASCSRTQSGDEGAMTGVGAAAPAAHYGETAATVEAVLPDLLAVVEEVDDPHALAEVEGRMRTVVEDNPAARCAVSIALHDLAAKRLGVPLHRLWGLNAADAPDTSFTIGLDDLDAMREKTQEAVDADYGILKLKLGTDRDRELVEAVREEAPDATIRVDANEAWTPRETVEKSRWLADLGVEFVEQPVPADEPEGLKFAYERSELPIAADESCVTLADVPRIADRCDVANLKLMKCGGLLEAKRMIHAARAHGLEVMLGCMVETNAAIAAGCQLAPLLDYADLDGSLLLAEDPFEGVPVPEGRIDLAGLTRNGTGAVER